TTTCGTAAAACTTAGAAACCTCAATTTGTTCTTTGTTTTCAAAAACCTCTTCAAGACTATCATTATACGTAGCAAATTCTTCTAACTTTTCAGTCAATTCCTTTTTAATTTCAGAATTAATTTGATTAGCTCTTTTTGCCATAATAGTTATCGCTTCATACACATTACCTGTAGGCTCTTCAATAGTAGTTTTATTGTAGGTAATTGTATTTACTGGAGCATTCGTCTTTTTTAAATCCATGACTTTATTTTATTTAGTAAAATTTTGTAACTCTTTTTCAACTCTCTCATTCATCTCGTCAGCTTTCACCTTGTAATGAGTATCACTTTTGTATTTAATTAAATTCCCATAAGCAGTTTTAGCTACTTTTAAACGGTCTTCCATTTTTGAAGAAATACTGTTTACTGCTAACTGATATGCTGAATCAAATTTATAATACAATGCATCTTCTTTGAATTCTGTTCCTGGATAATCTCCAATAAAAATATCAAATGCTACTATTGCCGATTTAAAATCCGAAATAGTGTTATATCCTTTTGCATTTTCAAATGCTTTTTTCTCCAATTTGTTAGTTAGCAATTTAAGACTAGAATTTGCCTCTGCTAAATATTCTGAATTTGGATAATTATCTATAAAAGCTTGTAATTTATCAATAGCCTTATTCGTATCTGTTTGATCTAAACTATAAACAGGTGACAACATCGAATAACTTTTAGCTCCCAAAAAAGCTGCCTCTTCTACTTTTTCACTTCTTGGATATCCTGAAGCAAAACTTTCAAATTGATACCCCGCTAAATAATATTGTTTCGTTTTATAATACGACTGCGAAAACATATAAAACAATTTCTCTGCCTGAGGCTTCCCTCTATACGATGATGCTAGTTGCTCAAACAAACGAATTGCTTTAGCATACTTCCCTGCTTCA
The nucleotide sequence above comes from Flavobacterium branchiarum. Encoded proteins:
- a CDS encoding DNA-directed RNA polymerase subunit omega; the encoded protein is MDLKKTNAPVNTITYNKTTIEEPTGNVYEAITIMAKRANQINSEIKKELTEKLEEFATYNDSLEEVFENKEQIEVSKFYEKLPKPHALAVQEWLDGKTYHRNSNK
- a CDS encoding outer membrane protein assembly factor BamD, with product MKKIISVLFVVVLLCSCSDYQKALKNEDVAAKFEVATKMYEAGKYAKAIRLFEQLASSYRGKPQAEKLFYMFSQSYYKTKQYYLAGYQFESFASGYPRSEKVEEAAFLGAKSYSMLSPVYSLDQTDTNKAIDKLQAFIDNYPNSEYLAEANSSLKLLTNKLEKKAFENAKGYNTISDFKSAIVAFDIFIGDYPGTEFKEDALYYKFDSAYQLAVNSISSKMEDRLKVAKTAYGNLIKYKSDTHYKVKADEMNERVEKELQNFTK